CGAGTCAAGTCCATCAAAGAACTATCTAAACACGTACGGAACTTAACCAAGGACTTCGATGCGGAGGTTGGACCCCTTGACCGCATTAGAGAATGGTTACTAGACTTGGAATCTAGAGAATCCAATTTGCGTTCATCAGCGGAAGAACGTGTGTCTAGGATTGACTTTCTACTTGAACATTCTCACATTGTCGAGCCAGATAGTTGGGTGGAGAAAGAAACTGTGAAGTTGGGGTTAGCGCAACAAGCTCCGTTCCATCCTAAAAAAAACAGTACTGCCGATGCAGTCAATTTTCTAACCGTTGTGAACTACCTAAGAAATGCACAAGGTAACTACGACGCATCTTTTTTTATTTCCTATAACCACACTGATTTTTCTCAGCCGGACCAACCTAATGATGTACTCCATCAACATTTGCAGCCATACGCTGACATGGTGGGCCTTAGATACAACCACAATATTGCTCAAGCTATCAATGATGTTCAACGGTTGATTGAAGATATTGATGTTCAATCAGTCGAGCAATTACGCCCGGAACCCCGATTCAATGAAGTGTGCCCAAACTGTCATACCGTCTTAGAGCGTTTACGCGATGGCGGATGGAAGATGGGTCCATTCGGGTTGACGTATTACATGTTCTGTAATCAATGTGGATTTAGCTGGGATACTGGATACACATTTGACTGAGAGGATGGACTACGACTTAAGCTTCCGACGGCAAGAGTCCGGGTGGATTTCATAGCTAAGGCCGAAAATCTAATTATTCTGCGGCTTCACCGTCTACCCCTGCCATTTTTATCATGATGCCTCCAACGCCAAGTGTCTTCTCAGCTACGCGTATGTGAAGTTGGCCTCACATACAGGCCAGTAACATGTAGTATCTCGCCATGGCCCATGGGACCACAATCGATATCCAATCCCATCATCCTGAACACTACCTTATGTCCCAAGAAAACAACGCTAAGCGTATGTTGGGGATAATTCCAAACATAAAAACACCTAACAAGGTAAGAACGTTTAGTACAACGACGATAGCGGTTGTAATACTTGTAAGAACAACACTATCCCAATGAAGAATTTTGAATAGCACGCCCAGCACACTCGAAATCATAACAATTGCTGCGGGAATCCATGCGGTGAGTTTGTCTTTAGCGAAAATGTTGGAATCTGTGATTGCTTTAATATCTAAAAACTCGTTCAAATTCTTATTCAGAGCTTGTTCAACATTGGAAATGTGTTCAATAACGCTCTCCGCACGGGTCATTTGACCAGTACTATCAAATGTCAGTGCTCTAAGTCTAGAAGCATCACTAAAGACAGCTAAAGAATACTCGTAGTTCCAATAAAGACGTGTTGACTCGGGCAACTGGTAAAA
The Alicyclobacillus curvatus genome window above contains:
- a CDS encoding DUF4935 domain-containing protein, which translates into the protein MSRRYLNRYSLKGGRTIHTFTIDTCDLYYIAEGKTPVSVLEAIERLIREQLLLLITPVTIHNEWIRHRGEIVDKRVKSIKELSKHVRNLTKDFDAEVGPLDRIREWLLDLESRESNLRSSAEERVSRIDFLLEHSHIVEPDSWVEKETVKLGLAQQAPFHPKKNSTADAVNFLTVVNYLRNAQGNYDASFFISYNHTDFSQPDQPNDVLHQHLQPYADMVGLRYNHNIAQAINDVQRLIEDIDVQSVEQLRPEPRFNEVCPNCHTVLERLRDGGWKMGPFGLTYYMFCNQCGFSWDTGYTFD